One genomic window of Eptesicus fuscus isolate TK198812 chromosome 6, DD_ASM_mEF_20220401, whole genome shotgun sequence includes the following:
- the JAK3 gene encoding tyrosine-protein kinase JAK3 has translation MAPPGEETPLIPARSYSLSSSEAGALHVLLPSRGPGPPQRLSFSFGDHSAEELCVRAAKASGILPVYHSLFALALEDLSCWFPPSHIFSVEDEGTQVLVYRLRFYFPNWFGLETCHRFGLRKDLASAILDLPVLEYLFAQHRNDLVSGRLPVGLSLKEQGECLSLAVLDLARMACEQAQRPEELLKTVSYKTCLPPGLRDLIQGLSFVTRRRIRRRVRQALLRVATCQADRHSLMAKYIMDLERLDLARATETFLVGLPGSAGGQDAKGLLRVAGGSGIAWSPGTQEVFQPFCDFPEIVDISIKQAPRAGPAGEHRLVTITRTDNQILEAEFPGLPASLSFVALVDGYFRLTTDSQHYFCKEVAPPRLLEELAQQCHGPITLDFAINKLKTGGSLPGSYVLRRSPQDFDSFLLTVCVQTPLGPNYKGCLIRCDPTGTFSLAGLGRPHSSLRELLAACWDGGLHVDGVALNLTSCCTPRPKEKSNLIVVRRGCSPPTSSPVQPHSGCQLSQMTFHKIAADSLEWCENLGHGSFTKIYRGCRHETVDGEPRKTEVLLKVLDAKHKHCMESFLEAASLMSQVSYQHLVLLHGVCMAGDSIMVQEFVHLGALDTYLRKCGHLVPASWKLQVIKQLAYALNYLEDKGLPHGNVSARKVLLAREGTDGSPPFIKLSDPGVSPTVLSLEMLTDRIPWVAPECLQEARTLSLEADKWGFGATVWEVFSGVTVPISTLEPAKKLQFYEERQQLPAPKWMELALLIQQCMAYEPGHRPSFRAVIRDLNNLITSDYELLSDPTPGALAPHDGLWNGAQLYACQDPTIFEERHLKYISQLGKGNFGSVELCRYDPLGDNTGALVAVKQLQHSGPDQQKDFQREIQILKALHSDFIVKYRGVSYGPGRQSLRLVMEYLPSGCLRDFLQRHRARLDAGRLLLYASQICKGMEYLGSRRCVHRDLAARNILVESETHVKIADFGLAKLLPLDKDYYVVREPGQSPIFWYAPESLSDNIFSRQSDVWSFGVVLYELFTYSDKSCSPSAEFLRMMGCERDVPALCRLLDLLAEGQRLPAPPACPGEVHELMKLCWAPSPQDRPSFSTLGPQLEALWSGSRG, from the exons ATGGCGCCTCCCGGTGAGGAGACACCCCTGATCCCTGCGCGCTCTTACAGCCTCTCGTCTTCCGAGGCTGGAGCCTTGCATGTGCTGCTGCCCTCTCGGGGTCCTGGGCCCCCTCAGCGCCTATCCTTTTCCTTTGGGGACCACTCGGCTGAAGAGCTGTGTGTTCGGGCTGCTAAGGCCAGTG GCATCCTGCCCGTGTACCACTCCCTGTTTGCTCTGGCTCTGGAGGACCTGTCCTGCTGGTTCCCCCCGAGCCACATCTTCTCCGTGGAGGACGAGGGCACCCAGGTCCTGGTCTACAGGCTCCG ctTTTACTTCCCCAACTGGTTTGGGCTAGAGACGTGTCACCGCTTCGGGCTTCGAAAGGACTTGGCCAGCGCCATCCTTGACCTGCCAGTCCTGGAATACCTGTTTGCTCAG CACCGCAATGACCTGGTGAGTGGCCGCCTTCCGGTGGGCCTCAGCCTCAAGGAGCAGGGCGAAtgtctcagcctggctgtgctGGACTTGGCTCGGATGGCCTGTGAGCAGGCCCAGCGGCCGGAGGAGCTGCTGAAGACCGTCAG CTACAagacctgcctgccccctggcctGCGCGACCTGATCCAGGGCCTGAGCTTCGTTACCCGGAGGCGCATCCGGAGGAGGGTGCGCCAGGCCCTGCTCCGCGTGGCCACCTGCCAGGCTGACAGACACTCACTCATGGCCAAGTACATCATGGACCTGGAGAGACTGGACCTGGCTAGGGCCACGGAGACCTTCCTCGTGGGCCTCCCCGGGTCTGCTGGTGGTCAAGATGCGAAGGGGCTGCTCCGCGTGGCTGGTGGTAGCGGCATTGCCTGGAGTCCAGGAACACAGGAG gtcTTCCAGCCCTTCTGCGACTTCCCAGAAATCGTGGACATCAGCATCAAGCAGGCCCCGCGCGCTGGCCCAGCTGGGGAGCATCGCCTGGTCACCATCACCAGGACAGACAACCAGATCCTG GAGGCTGAGTTCCCGGGGCTGCCAGCCTCCTTGTCCTTCGTGGCGCTCGTGGACGGCTACTTCCGGCTGACCACGGACTCCCAGCACTACTTCTGCAAGGAGGTGGCGCCGCCGCGGCTGCTGGAGGAGCTGGCTCAGCAGTGCCACGGCCCCATCAC CCTGGATTTTGCCATCAACAAGCTCAAGACTGGAGGTTCCCTCCCTGGCTCCTACGTTCTCCGCCGCAGCCCCCAGGATTTCGACAGCTTCCTCCTCACTGTGTGCGTCCAG ACCCCGCTGGGCCCCAATTACAAGGGCTGCCTCATCCGGTGCGACCCCACCGGAAccttctccctggctggccttggCCGGCCCCATAGCAGTCTCCGAGAGCTGCTGGCGGCCTGCTGGGATGGTGGTCTGCACGTAGACGGGGTTGCTCTGAACCTCACCTCCTGCTGCACCCCTAGACCCAAAG AAAAGTCCAATCTGATCGTGGTCCGGAGAGGTTGCAGTCCACCCACATCATCCCCTGTTCAGCCCCACTCGGGATGCCAGCTGAGTCAGATGACATTTCACAAGATCGCCGCTGACAGCCTGGAGTGG TGTGAGAACCTGGGTCATGGATCCTTCACCAAGATCTACCGGGGCTGTCGCCACGAGACTGTGGATGGGGAGCCTCGGAAGACGGAGGTGCTGCTCAAAGTGCTGGATGCTAAACATAAGCACTGCATGGAG TCATTCCTGGAAGCAGCGAGTTTGATGAGCCAAGTGTCGTATCAGCATCTCGTGTTGCTTCATGGCGTGTGCATGGCCGGAGACA GCATCATGGTGCAGGAATTTGTCCACCTGGGAGCACTGGACACATACCTTCGCAAGTGTGGCCATTTGGTGCCAGCCAGCTGGAAGCTGCAGGTGATCAAACAGCTGGCCTACGCTCTCAACTATCTG GAGGACAAAGGCCTCCCGCATGGCAATGTCTCAGCCCGGAAGGTGCTCCTGGCTCGGGAGGGCACTGATGGGAGCCCGCCCTTCATCAAGCTGAGTGATCCCGGAGTCAGTCCCACTGTGCTCAGCCTGGAGA TGCTCACTGACCGGATCCCCTGGGTGGCCCCTGAGTGTCTCCAGGAGGCCCGGACACTTAGCTTGGAAGCTGACAAGTGGGGCTTCGGGGCCACAGTCTGGGAGGTGTTCAGCGGTGTCACAGTGCCCATCAGTACCCTGGAGCCCGCCAAG AAGCTCCAGTTTTACGAGGAGCGGCAGCAGCTGCCTGCCCCTAAGTGGATGGAGCTGGCCCTGCTGATCCAGCAGTGCATGGCCTATGAGCCAGGCCACAGGCCCTCCTTTCGCGCCGTCATCCGTGACCTGAACAACCTCATTACGTCAG ATTATGAGCTCCTTTCGGACCCCACGCCTGGTGCCCTGGCGCCCCATGATGGGCTGTGGAATGGCGCCCAGCTCTATGCCTGCCAGGACCCTACCATCTTTGAGGAGAGACACCTCAAGTACATTTCACAGCTAGGCAAG GGCAACTTTGGCAGCGTGGAGCTGTGCCGCTATGACCCGCTGGGAGACAACACAGGTGCCCTGGTGGCTGTGAAGCAGCTGCAGCACAGCGGGCCGGACCAGCAGAAGGACTTCCAGCGGGAGATCCAGATCCTCAAAGCCCTGCACAGCGACTTCATTGTCAAGTACCGCGGGGTCAGCTACGGCCCAG gCCGCCAGAGCCTGCGGCTGGTCATGGAATACCTGCCCAGTGGCTGTCTGCGAGACTTCCTGCAGCGGCACCGTGCGCGCCTTGACGCTGGCCGCCTGCTCCTCTACGCCTCACAGATCTGCAAG GGCATGGAGTACCTGGGCTCCCGCCGCTGTGTGCACCGCGACCTGGCAGCGCGGAACATCCTGGTGGAGAGTGAGACGCACGTCAAGATCGCTGACTTCGGCCTTGCCAAGCTGCTACCCCTGGACAAAGACTATTACGTTGTCCGGGAACCGGGCCAAAGCCCCATCTTCTG GTACGCCCCGGAGTCCCTCTCCGACAACATCTTCTCGCGCCAGTCAGATGTCTGGAGCTTTGGGGTTGTTCTGTACGAGCTGTTCACCTACAGCGACAAGAGCTGCAGCCCCTCCGCT gagTTCCTGCGGATGATGGGATGTGAGCGAGATGTCCCGGCTCTCTGCCGCCTCCTGGACCTGCTGGCCGAGGGCCAGAGGCTGCCTGCGCCTCCAGCCTGCCCTGGTGAG gtTCATGAGCTCATGAAGCTGTGCTGGGCTCCTAGCCCACAAGACCGACCATCCTTCAGCACCCTGGGCCCCCAGCTGGAGGCGCTGTGGAGTGGAAGTCGGGGGTAG
- the INSL3 gene encoding insulin-like 3 gives MAPRPLPWALVLLSSALVVTLGRAPTPEGPEKLCGHHFVRALVRVCGGPRWSPETGRPVAGGDRELLQWLEGRHLLHGLVAEDQMLVLPQASHHHHHHHHHHHHHHRRATATNPARHCCLSGCTWQDLLTLCPH, from the exons ATGGCCCCCCGCCCGCTGCCCTGGGCGCTGGTGCTGCTGAGCTCGGCCCTGGTCGTGACGCTGGGCCGCGCGCCCACCCCGGAGGGGCCAGAGAAGCTGTGTGGCCACCATTTCGTTCGCGCGCTGGTGCGAGTGTGTGGGGGCCCGCGCTGGTCCCCCGAGACCGGGCGGCCAGTGGCTGGCGGAGACC GTGAGCTGCTGCAATGGCTGGAAGGACGACACCTCCTCCATGGCCTGGTGGCCGAGGACCAAATGCTGGTACTGCCCCAGGcctctcaccatcaccaccaccaccaccaccaccaccaccaccaccatcgccGGGCAACTGCCACCAACCCTGCCCGCCACTGCTGCCTTAGCGGCTGCACCTGGCAAGACCTACTGACCCTCTGTCCCCACTGA
- the B3GNT3 gene encoding N-acetyllactosaminide beta-1,3-N-acetylglucosaminyltransferase 3 yields the protein MRRCFRPLRTEMVLAVVLCTFSLLFLLLHLHTAPAPCPCRGLEEPLGTPGAVTWPPPPARPPPAPCRANTSVAKLPDFPEQPPHVRDFLLHRHCRAFPLLQDAPRGKCAPPVFLLLVVKSSPSNYERRELVRRTWGRERKVQGAPLRLLFLVGTAPDPKEARKVNQLLAMEARVHGDILQWDFHDSFFNLTLKQVLFLQWQETRCTNASFILNGDDDVFAHTDNMVSYLQGHDPDRHLFVGQLIQSVGPIRVSWSKYYVPKIVTQEERYPPYCGGGGFLLSRFTAAALRRAAPALDLFPIDDVFLGMCLKHAGLRPASHSGIRTAGIWAPSARLSSFDPCFYRELLLVHRFLPYEMRLMWDALSQPNLTCGRRTQIY from the exons ATGAGGAGGTGTTTCCGGCCCCTGCGGACCGAGATGGTCCTGGCTGTGGTCCTCTgcaccttctctctcctcttcctcctcctccatctgcaCACGGCGCCCGCCCCGTGCCCCTGCAGGGGCCTGGAAGAGCCGCTGGGCACCCCTGGGGCAGTGACCTGgccccctccgcccgcccggcccccgcccgcgcCCTGCCGGGCCAACACTTCGGTGGCCAAGCTGCCGGACTTCCCGGAGCAGCCACCGCACGTGCGTGACTTCCTGCTGCACAGACACTGCCGCGCCTTCCCGCTGCTGCAGGACGCCCCGCGGGGCAAGTGCGCGCCGCCCGTCTTCCTGCTGCTGGTCGTCAAGTCGTCGCCCAGCAACTACGAGCGCCGCGAGCTGGTGCGCCGCACGTGGGGCCGCGAGCGGAAGGTGCAGGGCGCCCCGCTGCGCCTTCTCTTCCTGGTGGGCACAGCCCCGGACCCGAAGGAGGCCCGCAAGGTCAACCAGCTGCTGGCGATGGAGGCCAGGGTGCATGGGGACATCCTGCAGTGGGACTTCCACGACTCCTTCTTCAACCTCACGCTCAAGCAG GTGCTCTTCCTACAGTGGCAGGAGACTCGGTGCACCAACGCCAGCTTCATCCTCAACGGGGACGATGATGTCTTTGCACACACAGACAACATGGTCTCCTACCTGCAGGGCCACGACCCTGACCGCCACCTCTTTGTGGGGCAACTGATCCAATCCGTGGGCCCCATCCGGGTCTCCTGGAGCAAGTATTACGTGCCGAAGATAGTGACACAGGAGGAGCGTTACCCGCCCTACTGCGGAGGGGGTGGCTTCCTGCTGTCCCGCTTTACAGCTGCCGCCCTGCGCCGGGCTGCCCCCGCCCTGGACCTCTTCCCCATCGATGACGtcttcctgggcatgtgcctgaagCACGCGGGCCTGAGGCCCGCCTCACACAGCGGCATCCGCACGGCCGGCATCTGGGCCCCCTCCGCACGTCTGTCCTCCTTTGACCCCTGCTTCTACCGGGAGCTGCTGCTGGTGCACCGCTTCTTGCCGTACGAGATGCGGCTCATGTGGGATGCGCTGAGCCAGCCCAACCTCACCTGCGGCAGGCGCACGCAGATCTACTGA